A window of the Caretta caretta isolate rCarCar2 chromosome 21, rCarCar1.hap1, whole genome shotgun sequence genome harbors these coding sequences:
- the LOC125625150 gene encoding alpha-1,6-mannosyl-glycoprotein 4-beta-N-acetylglucosaminyltransferase isoform X2 encodes MRCFPKRLLATALMLLALLLFLSTRLQCPEDPLVEEVKRWAQETVLQPLQPDGNLRSSQELWNASASRNVSYRYLAGSPASRKKFLTVGMSSVKRKRGNYLLDTLKSIFSQSTQEELEEMVVVVHLADPDSEWNTQVVMDITARFTPHLLRGQLLVIHAPPECYPPLEGLKRNYNDAEDRVRFRSKQNVDYAYLLSFAANLSSYYLMIEDDVECSKSFLTAIRKAVASQEGSYWVMLEFSKLGYIGKLYHSSDLPQLAQFLLLFYQEMPCDWLLGHFRLLLTQKKVIRFKPSLFQHMGLYSSFQGTVNQLKDDDFEADSLDLPDNPPAVMFTDIDTFEAYLPSKAYSTMPEYFWGKAPAAGSHFTIVFHQPARISRLQVHTGSKERHSDYLRAGAVELGSQRQGNGKGCALYTHVGAFEKGRFEWRGLENSTAAAAECVRILVTESQSEWLIIRSISIWTTPNS; translated from the exons ATGAGATGCTTCCCAAAGCGCTTGCTCGCCACTGCCCTGAtgctcctggctctgctcctgTTCCTCAGCACCCGCCTGCAGTGCCCGGAGGACCCACTGGTG GAGGAGGTGAAACGCTGGGCCCAGGAAACGGTTCTGCAGCCACTCCAACCCGACGGGAACCTGCGCAGCTCCCAGGAGCTGTGGAACGCCTCTGCCTCCAGGAACGTCTCCTATCGCTACCTCGCCGGCTCCCCCGCCTCCAGGAAGA AGTTCCTCACTGTGGGGATGTCGTCCGTCAAGCGGAAGCGAGGAAACTACCTCCTGGACACGCTGAAGTCCATCTTCAGTCAGTCAacccaggaggagctggaggagatggtggtggtggtgcaccTGGCTGACCCGGACTCGGAGTGGAACACCCAGGTGGTGATGGACATTACCGCAAGATTCACTCCCCACCTCCTCCGGGGCCAGCTGCTGGTTATCCATGCCCCTCCGGAGTGCTACCCGCCCCTGGAAGGCCTGAAGAGGAACTACAATGACGCCGAGGATCGAGTGCGGTTCAGATCCAAGCAGAACGTGGACTATGCTTATCTCCTCAGCTTCGCTGCCAACCTTTCCTCCTACTACCTCATGATTGAGGACGACGTGGAGTGCTCCAAGTCCTTCTTGACGGCCATCAGGAAGGCAGTGGCATCCCAGGAAGGCTCCTACTGGGTCATGCTGGAGTTCTCCAAGCTGGGCTACATTGGCAAACTCTACCACTCCAGCGACCTGCCCCAGCTGGCCCAGTTCCTGCTGCTGTTCTACCAGGAAATGCCGTGTGACTGGCTGCTGGGGCACTTCCGCCTGCTGCTCACCCAGAAGAAGGTGATTCGCTTCAAGCCATCCCTCTTCCAGCACATGGGCCTGTATTCCTCCTTCCAAGGGACAGTCAACCAGCTGAAAGACGATGACTTCGAGGCAGATTCCTTGGACCTGCCTGACAACCCCCCGGCTGTGATGTTCACGGACATAGACACCTTTGAGGCCTACCTGCCCAGCAAGGCCTACAGCACGATGCCGGAGTACTTCTGGGGGAAAGCCCCAGCTGCCGGCAGCCACTTCACCATCGTGTTCCACCAGCCTGCCCGTATCTCACGGCTCCAGGTCCACACCGGCTCCAAGGAGCGCCACAGCGACTATCTCCGCGCGGGGGCCGTGGAGCTGGGCAGCCAGCGGCAGGGGAACGGCAAGGGCTGTGCTCTGTACACCCACGTCGGAGCCTTTGAGAAGGGACGCTTTGAATGGAGGGGCTTGGAGAACAGCACGGCGGCCGCCGCGGAGTGCGTGCGGATCCTCGTGACGGAGAGTCAGAGCGAATGGCTGATCATCCGCAGCATCAGCATCTGGACCACACCAAACAGCTAA